In Methylotenera mobilis JLW8, the following are encoded in one genomic region:
- the lpdA gene encoding dihydrolipoyl dehydrogenase, which yields MSNLVEVLVPDIGNFDSVDVIEVLVKAGDTIAKEDSLITVESDKASMDIPSSHAGVVKAINVKVGDKVAKGSLILSVEAAEAAAPVKAEVPAAAPAAVTPAAAPIAAPVAAVTVGDSDINTQVVVLGSGPGGYTAAFRAADLGKQVVLIERYSTLGGVCLNVGCIPSKALLHTAKVITEAEESSHHGVKFGAPQVDLEQLRDWKANDVVGKLTGGLAAMAKQRNVTVVQGVGKFTSANQIAVTAADGKVTTVGFENAIIAAGSQATKFPGVEADERIMDSTGALALADVPKRMLVIGGGIIGLEMGTVYDALGSKVSVVEFTDGLVQGCDRDLVRPLQKRMEKRFEAIMLSTKVAKMEPKADGIHVSFEGVNGNEDAPKGVEVYDRVLVSIGRRPNGKNIGAENAGVAVDDYGFINVDKQMRTNVPHIFAIGDIVGQPMLAHKATHEAKVAAEVIAGEKVEFVASVIPSVAYTDPEVAWVGVTETEAKAKGMAIEKASFPWAASGRALSIARTEGATKLIFDKETHRLIGAGIVGVNAGELLAEAVLAIEMGADAHDLGLTIHAHPTLSETVCFAAEMKEGTITDLYIKKR from the coding sequence ATGAGTAATTTAGTTGAAGTATTGGTGCCGGATATCGGTAACTTTGATAGTGTTGATGTGATTGAAGTGCTGGTTAAAGCTGGTGACACAATTGCTAAAGAAGATTCTTTGATTACAGTAGAGTCTGATAAAGCGTCTATGGATATTCCATCCTCACACGCAGGTGTTGTCAAAGCAATTAACGTTAAAGTAGGCGATAAAGTCGCAAAAGGCTCACTCATTTTATCCGTAGAAGCTGCTGAAGCAGCTGCGCCAGTGAAAGCTGAAGTGCCAGCTGCAGCTCCTGCAGCCGTAACTCCTGCAGCTGCACCAATTGCAGCGCCGGTTGCTGCAGTGACTGTTGGTGATAGCGATATCAATACACAAGTTGTGGTGTTAGGCAGTGGCCCTGGCGGCTACACCGCAGCTTTCCGCGCAGCAGACTTAGGTAAGCAAGTGGTGCTGATTGAGCGCTATTCAACCTTGGGTGGCGTTTGTTTGAACGTAGGTTGCATTCCATCTAAAGCATTGTTGCATACGGCCAAAGTGATTACCGAGGCTGAAGAGTCTAGCCATCACGGTGTGAAGTTTGGTGCGCCACAAGTAGATTTAGAGCAATTGCGTGATTGGAAAGCCAATGATGTGGTTGGTAAGTTGACCGGCGGTTTAGCAGCAATGGCCAAGCAGCGTAATGTAACCGTGGTACAGGGAGTAGGTAAATTCACCAGCGCTAACCAAATTGCGGTGACCGCGGCCGATGGCAAAGTAACTACAGTAGGTTTTGAGAATGCAATTATTGCTGCAGGCTCACAAGCAACCAAATTCCCGGGTGTGGAAGCAGATGAACGCATTATGGATTCAACCGGCGCCTTGGCGTTAGCTGATGTGCCTAAACGCATGCTAGTGATTGGCGGCGGCATTATCGGCTTGGAGATGGGGACTGTATACGACGCCCTAGGCTCAAAAGTGAGCGTGGTAGAGTTTACCGACGGCCTGGTTCAAGGCTGTGATCGTGATTTAGTGCGCCCATTACAAAAACGTATGGAAAAGCGCTTTGAAGCGATTATGCTTAGCACCAAAGTGGCTAAGATGGAGCCTAAAGCGGACGGTATTCATGTCAGCTTTGAAGGCGTAAATGGCAATGAAGATGCTCCAAAAGGTGTTGAAGTATACGACCGCGTACTAGTATCGATTGGTCGCCGTCCCAACGGTAAAAACATTGGTGCAGAGAATGCAGGCGTGGCCGTGGATGATTATGGCTTTATCAATGTAGATAAACAAATGCGCACCAACGTACCTCATATTTTTGCGATTGGCGATATTGTTGGTCAGCCTATGTTGGCACACAAAGCAACCCATGAAGCTAAAGTAGCGGCTGAAGTGATTGCTGGCGAAAAAGTAGAGTTTGTTGCATCTGTGATTCCATCAGTTGCTTATACCGACCCAGAAGTGGCTTGGGTGGGCGTGACAGAAACTGAAGCTAAAGCCAAAGGCATGGCTATTGAAAAAGCCAGCTTCCCTTGGGCGGCAAGTGGTCGTGCGCTTTCTATCGCACGTACCGAGGGTGCAACCAAGCTAATCTTTGATAAAGAGACCCATCGCTTGATTGGCGCGGGTATTGTTGGTGTGAATGCCGGCGAATTATTGGCGGAAGCGGTATTGGCGATTGAAATGGGCGCAGATGCACATGATTTAGGGTTAACGATTCATGCCCACCCAACTTTATCTGAAACTGTGTGTTTTGCGGCAGAGATGAAAGAGGGTACGATTACCGATCTTTACATCAAAAAGCGCTAA
- a CDS encoding SPOR domain-containing protein, with translation MKYLFWLFAFINIGLFGYFNRDVILPQPAPTQQAEISPEKIKVLSQQQIDAMSKKEQQVAEVKPAPIADVCFEWSVFSDANLTNAQGELGKLSLQATVKEQTIQASKRFWVYRPPFKSTAEAFKKAAEFKAMGVTDVFVVQEPKWKNAISFGIFNDEQLAAHLQKELQAKGIKNVEKALRTQGKSYSSLLLKNLSENEITEIKKLKPSFPAAELKEVSCGAA, from the coding sequence CGCATTCATTAACATTGGCTTATTTGGCTATTTTAATCGTGACGTCATCCTGCCGCAGCCAGCACCAACGCAGCAAGCAGAGATTTCACCAGAAAAAATCAAAGTGCTATCTCAGCAGCAAATTGATGCGATGAGCAAGAAAGAACAACAAGTAGCAGAGGTTAAACCTGCGCCCATCGCAGATGTTTGCTTTGAATGGAGTGTTTTTTCCGATGCTAACCTCACCAATGCACAAGGTGAGCTAGGTAAGCTCTCATTACAAGCCACGGTAAAAGAGCAGACCATACAAGCATCTAAACGATTTTGGGTATATAGGCCGCCATTTAAATCAACCGCCGAAGCGTTCAAAAAAGCTGCGGAGTTTAAAGCAATGGGGGTAACCGACGTATTTGTGGTGCAAGAGCCTAAATGGAAAAATGCAATTTCATTTGGTATTTTTAACGATGAGCAATTAGCCGCCCACTTACAAAAAGAGCTGCAAGCCAAAGGGATTAAAAACGTAGAAAAAGCCTTGCGTACCCAAGGTAAAAGCTACTCCAGCTTACTACTCAAAAACTTGAGTGAGAATGAGATAACCGAGATTAAAAAGCTAAAACCAAGCTTCCCAGCAGCAGAACTCAAAGAGGTTAGCTGCGGCGCGGCTTAA
- a CDS encoding PilZ domain-containing protein gives MLTTESRHYSRIQFNAAVELNIRLLEDIHTAHLLDISLKGALVETDTPISSFIQMRSCLMTLTLGNNGEKITMQGKVVHHAGRLVGLEALHMDVDSMTNLRKLILLNTGSEDLLGTELSHMLNSIKMRA, from the coding sequence ATGCTAACCACAGAGTCTAGGCACTATTCACGCATCCAATTTAACGCTGCAGTCGAACTCAATATCCGTCTATTAGAGGATATTCACACTGCCCACTTGCTTGATATATCACTCAAAGGTGCATTAGTTGAAACAGATACGCCAATCTCTTCATTTATACAAATGCGTAGCTGCCTAATGACGCTTACACTAGGCAATAATGGTGAAAAAATCACAATGCAAGGTAAAGTGGTCCACCATGCAGGCCGCCTAGTCGGCTTAGAAGCATTGCATATGGATGTAGACAGTATGACCAACCTACGGAAACTGATTCTACTCAACACCGGTAGTGAAGATCTACTAGGAACTGAACTCAGCCATATGCTAAATAGCATAAAAATGAGAGCTTAA
- a CDS encoding EAL domain-containing protein: MEWFGQTFGEQSLLPHGFCLTWNPSLLWTMVVSDAVIALSYFSIPFGLWYFAKKRPDIPYRWLMVVFGVFIVACGVTHIFDIVNIWYPSYWASAYAKAFTGVVSFATAVAVWWIMPLALKAPSAQSLQVLNQALARSHAELETRVQQRTAELTSALNQSHRLSEALDHIPAFVYIKDINGKYVYANRMTLDFFKCSVDDLVQIDEGKYFSARTLEKSRSVDKSVIERGEDACEEIEAVSDDDKKRTFLQIKTPIYENEADRKIWGLCGISTDITALKNAETSLRIAATAFESSDGILITDAGCSILQVNSAFTTITGYSAEDVVGKNPRILSSGRHDQLFYQALWDRVNTTGTWCGEIWNRRKNGDIYPERITISEVKDKDGKVTNYVSVFTDISESKASSEQIEHLAFYDPLTNLPNRLLLLDRVRQAFSSSSRTGKKGALLFVDLDHFKVLNDTLGHSTGDLLLKLQAERLSHCVRAGDTVARFGGDEFVVVLEDLDRNATEAAAIAEQIGNKILSTLHEPCQFGTHQYQSTSSIGITLFSGDEHEIEDLLKQADISMYQAKKAGRNTLRFFDPAMQEKLSVRASLESELRYAIEKQQLALYYQVQVDDNQRMVGAEALIRWIHPERGTVSPIEFIPIAEESALILDVGHWVINTACMQLAEWAKSVEKKHLMIAVNVSAHQFRALDFVQSTQQAIDLHKIDASRLKLELTESVILEDVDDVIAKMHALKALGVKLSLDDFGTGYSSLSYLKKLPLDQVKIDQSFVRDLAYDPNDAIMVKTIIDLANNFRINVIAEGVETELELDILKGYGCRLYQGYLFGRPVPIEQLQFAAT, from the coding sequence ATGGAGTGGTTTGGTCAAACGTTCGGGGAGCAGTCATTGCTTCCGCATGGATTTTGCCTCACGTGGAACCCATCCTTGCTATGGACGATGGTGGTTTCAGATGCGGTGATTGCACTATCTTATTTTTCAATTCCTTTTGGGTTATGGTACTTTGCAAAAAAGCGGCCAGATATTCCATACAGGTGGTTGATGGTGGTGTTTGGGGTGTTTATTGTTGCGTGTGGTGTCACGCACATTTTTGACATCGTCAACATCTGGTACCCCTCCTACTGGGCCAGCGCTTATGCCAAAGCTTTTACCGGCGTTGTTTCTTTTGCTACTGCCGTTGCCGTTTGGTGGATTATGCCTTTGGCGTTAAAAGCACCTTCTGCGCAAAGCTTACAAGTACTTAACCAAGCCTTGGCTCGCTCTCATGCCGAGCTGGAAACTCGCGTGCAGCAGAGAACCGCCGAGCTCACCTCTGCCTTAAATCAAAGCCATCGCTTAAGCGAGGCGTTGGATCATATCCCAGCCTTTGTCTACATCAAGGATATCAACGGTAAATATGTGTATGCGAATCGCATGACCTTAGATTTTTTCAAGTGCTCAGTTGATGATCTAGTGCAGATAGATGAAGGGAAATATTTTTCAGCGAGGACACTGGAGAAAAGTAGGAGTGTGGATAAGAGCGTTATAGAGCGGGGGGAAGACGCTTGCGAAGAGATTGAGGCCGTGTCTGACGATGATAAAAAGCGCACTTTTCTGCAAATAAAAACGCCTATTTATGAGAATGAGGCAGATCGCAAGATTTGGGGGCTATGTGGCATTTCTACCGATATCACTGCGCTTAAAAATGCGGAGACATCTTTACGCATTGCGGCAACTGCGTTTGAGTCTTCCGATGGTATCTTAATTACAGATGCAGGGTGCTCAATTTTGCAGGTTAACTCTGCCTTCACCACGATTACCGGTTATTCTGCCGAGGATGTCGTGGGTAAAAACCCGAGGATTTTAAGTTCAGGCCGGCACGATCAATTGTTTTATCAAGCTCTATGGGATAGGGTGAATACCACAGGAACTTGGTGTGGAGAGATCTGGAATCGACGTAAAAATGGCGACATTTACCCTGAGCGTATCACTATCTCCGAGGTGAAGGATAAAGATGGCAAAGTCACCAACTATGTTTCTGTGTTTACCGATATTAGCGAAAGCAAGGCTTCATCTGAGCAGATTGAGCATCTGGCGTTTTATGATCCGTTAACTAATCTGCCTAACCGTTTATTATTGTTAGACCGCGTGCGTCAGGCATTTTCTTCAAGCAGCCGTACTGGTAAAAAAGGTGCATTACTATTTGTGGATTTAGACCACTTTAAAGTGCTGAATGATACCTTGGGGCATAGTACCGGTGACTTGCTGTTGAAACTGCAGGCTGAGCGACTAAGTCATTGTGTGCGAGCTGGTGATACGGTGGCGCGTTTTGGCGGTGACGAGTTTGTGGTGGTGCTTGAAGATTTAGACCGCAATGCGACCGAAGCGGCCGCGATTGCTGAGCAAATTGGCAATAAAATTTTATCTACGCTACACGAGCCATGCCAGTTCGGTACGCATCAGTACCAAAGCACGTCTAGTATCGGCATCACCTTGTTTAGTGGCGATGAGCATGAAATCGAGGATTTGCTGAAGCAAGCCGATATCTCTATGTATCAGGCGAAAAAAGCCGGTAGAAATACACTGCGCTTCTTTGACCCTGCCATGCAGGAAAAACTGAGCGTGCGTGCGAGCTTGGAGAGTGAGTTGCGATACGCGATTGAGAAGCAGCAATTAGCGCTCTATTATCAAGTGCAAGTGGATGACAATCAGCGCATGGTTGGTGCCGAGGCTTTAATCCGCTGGATACACCCTGAGCGCGGTACTGTTTCACCTATAGAGTTTATTCCGATTGCAGAGGAGAGTGCTTTAATTCTGGATGTCGGGCATTGGGTGATTAATACTGCTTGCATGCAATTAGCAGAGTGGGCGAAAAGCGTAGAGAAAAAGCACTTAATGATTGCGGTGAACGTAAGCGCACATCAGTTCAGGGCATTAGATTTTGTGCAATCGACTCAACAGGCAATCGATCTGCATAAAATTGATGCTTCTCGTTTGAAACTGGAGTTGACGGAGAGTGTGATTCTGGAAGACGTGGACGATGTGATTGCGAAAATGCACGCATTGAAAGCGCTGGGGGTGAAGTTGTCATTAGATGACTTTGGTACAGGCTACTCTTCTCTTTCTTATCTAAAAAAACTGCCGCTTGACCAAGTAAAGATTGATCAGAGCTTTGTGCGTGATTTGGCCTATGACCCTAACGATGCCATTATGGTGAAAACGATTATCGACCTGGCCAATAACTTCCGTATTAATGTGATTGCTGAGGGTGTAGAAACCGAGCTTGAGCTAGACATTCTGAAGGGCTACGGCTGTCGGTTGTATCAAGGCTACTTGTTTGGCAGACCTGTTCCTATAGAGCAACTGCAGTTTGCGGCGACCTAA
- a CDS encoding FAD-binding oxidoreductase: protein MTNTTQAAFLLQLQHILPTDRVYTDPVDCYAYAYDNSRNYHSPIAVVFPLTIEEVQAVIVLCNEHQVPVVPRGRGTGTAGGSVPEAGGVALSLERMDKIISIDPDNRMAIVEPGVLNQVLQDEIKPVGFFWPPDPSSAAYCSIGGNLATCAAGPHAVKYGVARDHILGLKAVTGKGEIIKTGCYTSKGVVGYDLTRLLVGSEGTLAVICEATLKLTPLPKFTGGITAEFVDTESCAKAIAAIMAQPYTPSALEFLDNGALTLIRSRHQNLLPENARAYLMIEVDGSQQEITEATEAILQACQVAGLIEAKPAHDTKALWAARKALSPLLKDIAPKKINEDIAVPVSHLPALLTGLEQLAAQHQISNVNFGHAGNGNIHVNLLVNPDNADEMKRAYQCLDEVFSLVLSLQGTLSGEHGVGMAKRPFVPREIDATTIGVMKSLKLTFDPNNVLNPGKLFPA from the coding sequence ATGACCAATACCACTCAAGCTGCTTTTCTGCTGCAGTTGCAACACATTTTACCTACGGACCGCGTCTATACAGACCCTGTAGATTGCTATGCTTATGCGTATGATAATTCACGTAATTACCATAGCCCAATCGCGGTTGTTTTTCCGCTCACCATAGAGGAAGTACAAGCCGTAATCGTGTTGTGCAATGAGCATCAAGTGCCAGTGGTGCCGCGTGGTCGCGGTACGGGTACCGCAGGTGGCAGTGTGCCCGAGGCTGGTGGTGTTGCGCTTTCATTAGAGCGTATGGATAAAATTATCAGCATAGACCCGGATAATCGTATGGCGATTGTGGAGCCGGGGGTGCTAAATCAGGTGCTGCAAGATGAGATAAAGCCGGTAGGCTTTTTCTGGCCGCCAGACCCTTCAAGCGCTGCTTATTGCAGTATTGGCGGTAATTTAGCGACTTGTGCGGCTGGGCCGCACGCGGTGAAATACGGTGTGGCGCGTGACCATATTCTTGGCTTAAAAGCTGTAACTGGTAAAGGTGAAATCATCAAAACCGGCTGTTATACCAGTAAAGGTGTCGTGGGTTATGACCTAACTCGTTTGTTGGTAGGGTCTGAGGGTACGTTAGCTGTGATTTGTGAGGCAACGTTGAAGCTAACGCCTTTGCCTAAATTTACCGGCGGCATTACTGCTGAGTTTGTTGATACCGAAAGCTGTGCCAAGGCGATTGCTGCCATTATGGCGCAGCCTTATACACCGAGTGCTTTGGAGTTTTTGGATAACGGTGCGTTAACCTTGATTCGCAGTCGCCATCAAAATCTATTGCCTGAAAATGCACGTGCTTATTTGATGATAGAGGTAGATGGCTCGCAACAGGAAATTACCGAAGCTACCGAGGCCATTTTGCAGGCGTGCCAAGTAGCTGGTTTGATCGAAGCTAAGCCAGCGCATGACACTAAGGCACTGTGGGCAGCACGCAAGGCCTTGTCGCCATTGCTCAAAGACATTGCCCCTAAAAAGATTAATGAAGATATTGCCGTGCCAGTTTCACATTTGCCGGCATTACTAACAGGTTTAGAGCAACTTGCGGCGCAGCACCAAATTTCAAATGTGAATTTTGGCCATGCGGGCAATGGCAATATTCACGTGAACTTGCTGGTGAACCCGGATAATGCTGATGAAATGAAACGTGCCTACCAATGCTTGGATGAAGTTTTCAGCTTAGTGCTCTCGTTGCAGGGTACCTTGTCAGGTGAGCACGGCGTAGGCATGGCAAAGCGCCCATTTGTGCCGCGTGAAATTGATGCAACTACGATAGGTGTCATGAAATCACTCAAGCTGACGTTTGACCCAAACAATGTGTTGAATCCGGGTAAGCTGTTCCCGGCATAG
- the aceF gene encoding dihydrolipoyllysine-residue acetyltransferase: MAVQDIFVPDIGNFDSVDVIEVLVKAGDVIAKDDSLITVESDKASMDIPAPFAGVVQEVKIKVGDKAAQGTLLITLDVSDAAPAVEVKAAAPAPAVVEAPKAVIPEPTRPAPEPPKPVQPAQQPVPVAESIVVVSGKLSHASPSIRKFARELGVNLALVKGTGAKNRILQSDVQAYVKGELAKPRTENMAAGASGLATLPMPVIDFSKFGAIETKPLSRIKKLSGANLHRNWVTAPHVTQFDEADITDLEDFRKSMQADAEKRGVKLTMLAFLIKASVNALKAYPNFNASLSADGDALILKNYYNIGFACDTPDGLVVPVVRDVHQKDVLDIARDLMDLSAKARERKLKVEEMQGGCFTISSLGGIGGTMFTPIINCPEVAILGVSRSSMQPVYNKDTNSFEPRLILPMSLSYDHRVIDGADGARFTSHMRMMLSDVRRLLL; this comes from the coding sequence ATGGCAGTTCAAGATATTTTTGTCCCGGATATCGGTAATTTCGATAGCGTGGATGTAATTGAAGTATTAGTTAAGGCTGGCGATGTGATTGCCAAAGATGACTCCTTGATTACGGTCGAGTCTGATAAAGCTTCTATGGATATTCCTGCACCTTTTGCTGGTGTTGTGCAAGAAGTGAAAATCAAAGTTGGAGACAAGGCAGCGCAAGGCACACTGCTCATCACATTAGATGTGAGCGATGCAGCCCCAGCGGTGGAAGTAAAAGCTGCAGCGCCAGCGCCTGCCGTGGTGGAAGCACCAAAAGCGGTGATTCCTGAGCCAACACGCCCAGCCCCAGAGCCACCAAAACCAGTACAGCCAGCGCAACAGCCAGTTCCTGTGGCTGAAAGCATCGTGGTTGTATCTGGCAAGCTGTCACATGCAAGCCCATCAATCCGTAAATTTGCGCGTGAATTAGGCGTGAATTTGGCATTGGTGAAGGGTACTGGTGCTAAGAATCGTATTTTACAAAGCGATGTACAGGCTTATGTGAAAGGCGAATTAGCAAAACCGCGTACTGAAAACATGGCGGCTGGCGCTAGTGGCTTGGCTACATTACCTATGCCAGTGATCGATTTCAGCAAATTCGGTGCGATTGAGACTAAACCTTTATCACGCATTAAGAAGCTTTCAGGTGCAAACTTACACCGTAACTGGGTAACTGCACCGCACGTGACGCAGTTTGATGAAGCTGATATTACTGATTTGGAAGACTTCCGTAAATCCATGCAAGCTGATGCTGAAAAACGTGGCGTTAAGCTTACGATGTTAGCGTTTTTAATTAAAGCTTCCGTCAATGCGCTAAAAGCTTACCCTAATTTCAACGCTTCATTGTCTGCTGATGGCGATGCGCTGATTTTGAAAAACTACTACAACATCGGTTTCGCTTGCGATACACCTGATGGCTTAGTGGTGCCGGTAGTGCGTGATGTGCATCAAAAGGACGTGCTGGATATCGCACGTGACTTGATGGACTTGTCTGCTAAAGCACGTGAGCGCAAGTTGAAAGTAGAAGAAATGCAAGGTGGTTGCTTCACTATCTCTAGCTTGGGCGGTATTGGCGGTACCATGTTTACGCCCATTATTAATTGCCCAGAAGTGGCGATTTTAGGTGTGTCACGTTCATCTATGCAGCCGGTATATAACAAAGATACTAATAGCTTTGAACCACGCTTGATTTTGCCGATGTCATTGTCATATGACCACCGTGTGATTGATGGTGCAGATGGTGCACGTTTCACTAGCCATATGCGCATGATGCTAAGTGATGTGCGCAGACTGTTACTGTAA
- the aceE gene encoding pyruvate dehydrogenase (acetyl-transferring), homodimeric type: MSLNTPLNNPDIDSQETQEWLDALMAVIENEGTERAHFLLEAMIDKARRSGSNLPYKATTAYLNTIPTHLQAKLPGDPEMERRVRALVRWNAVMTVLRANEKSPGVGGHIASFQSAATLYDTGFNYFFRAPNENFGGDCVYFQGHSSPGVYARAFLEGRITEEQMDNFRQETGGNGLPSYPHPWLMPDFWQFPTVSMGLGPLAGIYQARFLKYLHDRGIADTSDRKVWVFCGDGEMDEPESLGAISLASREKLDNLIFVINCNLQRLDGPVRGNGKIIQELESDFRGSGWNVLKVVWGSYWDPLLAMDKDGLLKKRMEECVDGEYQNFKQKGGAYTREHFFGKYPELKEMVAAMSDQDIWRLNRGGHDPHKVFAAYNSAVNHKGQPTVILAKTVKGYGMGEAGEGQNTTHQQKSMDIESLKKFRDRFDLPITDEQVENLSFYKPAEDSPEMKYMAERRAAMGGFVPQRRRKGNELTVPALSAFENMLTATGDREISTTMAFVRILSTLVRDKQIGKYVVPIVPDEARTFGMEGMFRQLGIYASQGQLYEPQDSDQVMYYKESKDGQILEEGINEAGSFSSWLAAATSYSVTGVQMIPFYIYYSMFGFQRVGDLAWMAGDSRARGFLLGATAGRTTLNGEGLQHEDGHSHLMSATIPNCVSYDPTFSYELAVIIQEGLRRMVQNQEDVYYYITLMNENYSHPAMPEGSAEGILKGMYSFSKSKAKGEKVQLMGSGVILREVIAAAELLEQDWGISADVWSVPSFTELRREGLECDRWNMLNPEKPQKVSYVAASLKDAKGPVIASTDYMKSFAEQIQRFVPNKFVALGTDGFGRSDSREALRDFFEVNRYYVVVAALKALSDEGKLPVAKVAEAVKKYSLDANKPNPTTV, from the coding sequence ATGTCATTGAACACACCTTTGAATAATCCCGATATTGATAGTCAAGAAACGCAAGAGTGGCTTGATGCTTTAATGGCCGTTATTGAGAATGAGGGCACTGAGCGTGCGCATTTCTTACTTGAGGCAATGATTGATAAAGCTCGTCGCTCAGGCAGTAACTTACCTTACAAAGCGACGACAGCTTATTTAAATACGATTCCTACACATTTGCAGGCAAAGCTGCCTGGTGATCCTGAAATGGAGCGCAGAGTGCGTGCGTTGGTACGTTGGAATGCAGTGATGACTGTGTTACGTGCCAATGAGAAGTCACCTGGTGTAGGTGGGCATATTGCGAGCTTCCAGTCGGCTGCAACACTTTACGATACAGGCTTTAACTATTTCTTCCGTGCACCGAATGAAAACTTTGGTGGCGATTGTGTTTACTTCCAAGGTCACTCATCACCTGGCGTGTACGCACGTGCGTTTTTAGAAGGCCGTATTACAGAAGAGCAAATGGATAACTTCCGTCAGGAAACTGGCGGTAATGGTTTACCTAGCTACCCACATCCTTGGTTAATGCCAGATTTTTGGCAGTTCCCTACAGTTTCTATGGGCTTAGGGCCTTTAGCCGGTATTTATCAAGCACGTTTCTTGAAGTACCTGCATGACCGCGGTATCGCAGATACTAGCGACCGTAAAGTATGGGTATTCTGTGGTGATGGTGAGATGGATGAGCCTGAATCATTAGGCGCAATTTCATTGGCAAGCCGTGAAAAACTAGACAATCTGATTTTTGTGATTAACTGTAACTTGCAGCGTTTGGATGGCCCTGTGCGCGGTAACGGCAAGATCATTCAAGAGTTGGAGTCAGACTTCCGTGGTTCTGGCTGGAATGTATTGAAAGTAGTTTGGGGCTCTTACTGGGATCCACTATTGGCGATGGATAAGGACGGCTTGCTCAAGAAACGCATGGAAGAATGCGTGGATGGCGAGTACCAAAACTTTAAACAAAAGGGTGGCGCGTATACGCGTGAGCACTTCTTTGGTAAATATCCTGAGCTGAAAGAAATGGTTGCTGCGATGAGTGACCAAGACATTTGGCGCTTGAACCGTGGTGGTCATGATCCACATAAAGTGTTTGCTGCTTATAACTCAGCTGTTAACCACAAAGGTCAGCCAACTGTAATTCTAGCTAAGACCGTTAAGGGTTATGGCATGGGCGAAGCTGGTGAAGGTCAAAATACTACACACCAACAAAAGAGCATGGATATTGAGTCATTGAAGAAATTCCGTGACCGTTTTGACTTGCCTATTACTGATGAGCAAGTAGAGAACTTGAGCTTCTACAAACCAGCAGAAGACTCGCCTGAAATGAAGTACATGGCAGAGCGCCGTGCAGCGATGGGCGGTTTTGTGCCACAACGTCGCCGTAAAGGTAACGAGCTTACTGTACCTGCATTATCAGCATTTGAAAATATGCTGACCGCGACTGGTGACCGTGAAATCTCTACCACCATGGCGTTCGTACGTATTTTATCTACCTTGGTGCGCGATAAGCAAATCGGTAAATATGTAGTGCCTATCGTGCCGGATGAGGCACGTACTTTTGGTATGGAAGGTATGTTCCGCCAATTAGGTATCTATGCAAGCCAAGGTCAGTTGTATGAGCCACAAGACTCAGACCAGGTGATGTACTACAAAGAATCAAAAGATGGCCAGATTCTAGAAGAGGGTATTAATGAGGCTGGTTCGTTCTCAAGCTGGTTAGCTGCGGCAACGTCATACTCCGTTACTGGCGTGCAGATGATTCCGTTCTACATTTACTACTCAATGTTTGGTTTCCAACGTGTGGGCGACTTGGCTTGGATGGCAGGTGACTCACGTGCACGTGGCTTCTTATTAGGTGCTACCGCTGGCCGTACAACTTTGAACGGTGAAGGTTTACAGCATGAAGATGGCCATAGCCATTTGATGTCTGCAACGATTCCGAATTGTGTTTCTTATGATCCGACCTTCTCTTATGAGTTGGCAGTGATTATTCAAGAAGGTCTGCGCCGCATGGTGCAAAACCAAGAGGATGTGTATTACTACATTACCTTGATGAATGAGAACTACAGCCACCCTGCAATGCCTGAAGGCAGCGCTGAAGGCATCCTCAAAGGCATGTATAGCTTTAGTAAGTCTAAAGCTAAGGGTGAAAAAGTGCAGTTGATGGGTAGTGGCGTGATTCTGCGTGAAGTGATTGCAGCGGCTGAGTTGCTTGAGCAAGACTGGGGTATCTCTGCTGATGTGTGGAGTGTGCCGAGCTTTACAGAGTTGCGTCGTGAAGGTTTAGAGTGTGACCGCTGGAATATGCTGAACCCAGAAAAACCGCAAAAAGTGAGCTATGTTGCTGCTAGCCTGAAAGATGCAAAAGGCCCTGTGATTGCGTCTACTGACTACATGAAGAGCTTTGCTGAGCAAATTCAACGTTTTGTGCCGAATAAGTTTGTAGCTTTGGGTACGGATGGTTTTGGCCGTTCAGATAGCCGTGAAGCGTTACGCGACTTCTTTGAAGTGAATCGTTACTACGTAGTGGTTGCTGCGCTTAAAGCGTTAAGCGATGAAGGTAAGTTGCCAGTGGCTAAAGTGGCTGAAGCCGTTAAAAAATACAGTTTGGATGCGAACAAGCCAAACCCAACGACAGTTTAA